The Spinacia oleracea cultivar Varoflay chromosome 2, BTI_SOV_V1, whole genome shotgun sequence DNA segment GGAGAATTTATCCTTATATAGTTATGTAGTGCAAATGTAGCGACCATAATTTGTATTTGCATCTCAATACTAAATTGTGGCATTTTAGTAAGTATCTTCCATCTCTGCTTCAAAACTCCGAAAGATCTCTCAATGCAACTTCTAAGAGATGAGTGCCATCTATTAAAAGTTTCTCGATCATTTTTTGGAGGCACGTACTCAAATTGTGACTTATGATACCTTATCTTTGGATATGGTACTAGATAACCTCTACGATCTGGATACCCTTTATCAGCCAAGTAATACTTACCTAATCAAATATCAATTAAAAAATATCAAACTTTTTATCATATATAcgaaaagaaaattttaattacctaaataacttatttttatactttaatttataaatattgaAGGAATAAATAAGTTTTATACATACCTTCAGGTGGTTTAGGAAACTTAAATTCGGGAGATCCGATTGCATGAAGAAATACACGAGTATCATGTGCTGAACCTTCCCAACCCGCTGATACAAACGTGAAACACATATCAAAATCACATGCAGCCAAAACATTAAACGTAGGCAATCCTTTTCTTCCTCTATAGGGCATTTGTAAGGGCTCAGGTATGCATGCTGCTATATGTGTACCATCAATACAACCCACACAAACCTGAAACACATTATAAATCAATCTTAGTTATAAATTAAGTTATTcacaataaaaaattataaataatacaCTATTACCTTGAAAAAAAGGCATATATCGTGTATCTGTGGATATTTTAGCCGGGATACCGGTGAAATCGGGATCATATGGTCTTATAATATCATGTGCAAGACCCTTGACCTTTCGAGAAGAAATCGATCTAAGAACTTCATGAATTGCCCTACTTATAGTATCACCGGAACGTTGAAAACGCTCACCAAGAACCCTATTTGAGACACCTTGGGCAAGTGCATATAAAAGTATGCCAACTTTCTCATGTATAGACATGTTACAACTAGCTTTCAATCCATACTTCGATGATAAGTCCTTACACAATCTCAAAAATAACGGTGGCTCCATTCGAAATGCATTGACACATCGAATAGGATGACCGGTCAACATTTCTTTTACCCACATTTCTCCTGTCAGAATAGAAGTCATGCATGGTTCCttgtaaatatatttataaaaataagCTGATATCAAAGACATTGTATATGCGATTGGAATCAAAATTTTGCGCTGGCTATTGTCATCGATATCCATATTTTTTGTGAACCTGCCaataataattaacttattatacaTTTCATAAATTACATATAAATGAGTTTCACTCtaga contains these protein-coding regions:
- the LOC130467626 gene encoding uncharacterized protein; its protein translation is MDIDDNSQRKILIPIAYTMSLISAYFYKYIYKEPCMTSILTGEMWVKEMLTGHPIRCVNAFRMEPPLFLRLCKDLSSKYGLKASCNMSIHEKVGILLYALAQGVSNRVLGERFQRSGDTISRAIHEVLRSISSRKVKGLAHDIIRPYDPDFTGIPAKISTDTRYMPFFQGNSVCVGCIDGTHIAACIPEPLQMPYRGRKGLPTFNVLAACDFDMCFTFVSAGWEGSAHDTRVFLHAIGSPEFKFPKPPEGKYYLADKGYPDRRGYLVPYPKIRYHKSQFEYVPPKNDRETFNRWHSSLRSCIERSFGVLKQRWKILTKMPQFSIEMQIQIMVATFALHNYIRINSPDDPLFRVLEDYPNFIPSFELPDVHAVSNSENGVGIYTEMKVIRDRIADDLWKARRNI